The Thalassotalea psychrophila genome window below encodes:
- a CDS encoding reprolysin-like metallopeptidase produces the protein MTLYSSLYKYSLLWLGCFACLSLSCLVKADINETLWQDVPIVMSVNSSVTESLNAFSNNTPSNIVPASQYRLVDLNRELLKQKLQQHRQIISLPLPNGELIDIELSENSVLPNALQAKYPSIKTYTGVQVGHPEHVGRFEYTEQGFHGVLHYQNDTIYIDPQQSGNQQQYLSYYKKHALAQTIAVETSVLALPKVASIRAMGNTNVSSVNKIYRIAFAATGEYSQFHGGTKAATISAIATLVNRLNQVFSVELGLTLQLAENNDAVIYLDPDTDPFDNDDFDVYNNPEVLRTQLGSENFDLGHVLTTGAGGIALVAGACDNDAYEEGEQSFYPLKAMGVTGREAPVTDSFYIDFVAHELGHQLGAEHSFNSESEYCNFNRDWNSAYEPGSGSTIMGYAGICAPENVQSNSDAYFHAHSIAQIHDYLTADPYYIGQNCGQTVASDNNAPQITLSKVLTENVTIPAKTPFQLTASASDSDQDRLTYNWEQFDLGSATSSAAMMQKDDGIRPLFRSFKPTDDGKRVLPTLASILSGDLVAGETYATTTRALNFKLSVRDQKGAVTMQQVTLQVDGSAGPFSVSAPSQSTYWAATTTNTIHWDVANTNVAPINCQYVNIDLSLDDGGHFSQRLVSNADNSGSADVSTPQGVHKQARLKVSCSDNIFFAISAKFEIFNSTAANVAPKITAVVEQLSTLEDTPLDLNAAQFNIIDPDTRYPEGISLSIQPGPHYQVNGNKVIPEANFYGQLQLQVIANDGTDSSEPLALTVEVIAVNDPPTATDDNFKTTSETIIDLDVLANDSDLEGQALTLASFNYQGNGLLSLHNNKIRYQSAPDFIGDEQLSYRVIDSAGAISNANIVITVSAKPNNSSSGGSLWPLSFIFLLVCQFFRCLNLSYSIQILRKFGTELNSACCHSTLLNIFKHNLKMYLHLK, from the coding sequence ATGACATTATACAGTTCACTATATAAATACAGTTTACTTTGGCTGGGGTGCTTTGCTTGCCTTAGCCTTTCATGTTTGGTTAAAGCCGATATTAATGAGACCTTATGGCAAGATGTCCCAATAGTAATGTCTGTTAATAGTAGTGTGACAGAGTCATTGAACGCATTTTCAAACAACACACCTTCAAACATAGTACCAGCAAGCCAGTATCGCTTAGTCGATTTGAATCGCGAATTGTTAAAACAAAAACTACAGCAACACCGACAAATTATTTCGCTACCATTACCTAACGGCGAGTTAATTGATATCGAGCTTAGCGAAAACAGTGTGCTGCCCAATGCATTACAGGCAAAATATCCAAGCATAAAAACCTATACCGGGGTACAAGTTGGCCACCCTGAACATGTTGGCCGCTTTGAATATACTGAGCAGGGTTTTCATGGTGTTTTGCATTATCAAAATGACACTATATATATTGATCCACAACAGTCTGGCAACCAGCAACAATACCTGAGCTACTATAAAAAACATGCGCTTGCACAAACCATTGCAGTAGAAACCTCAGTATTAGCGCTACCGAAAGTAGCCTCAATCCGAGCCATGGGAAACACTAATGTTTCGTCCGTCAATAAAATCTATCGTATCGCCTTTGCCGCCACAGGAGAATACAGTCAATTTCATGGTGGTACTAAGGCTGCAACTATTTCAGCGATTGCGACACTTGTTAATCGGCTCAATCAGGTATTTTCGGTCGAGCTGGGTCTTACTCTGCAACTGGCTGAAAATAATGATGCGGTAATATATCTTGACCCTGATACCGACCCGTTTGATAACGATGATTTTGACGTTTACAACAACCCCGAGGTATTACGCACGCAGCTTGGAAGCGAAAATTTTGATCTTGGTCATGTGTTAACCACTGGAGCTGGTGGCATAGCCTTGGTAGCGGGTGCCTGCGATAACGATGCCTATGAAGAAGGTGAGCAAAGTTTTTATCCGTTAAAAGCAATGGGCGTAACCGGGCGTGAAGCTCCAGTAACCGACAGTTTCTACATCGACTTTGTCGCCCATGAACTCGGTCATCAACTTGGCGCAGAGCATAGTTTTAATTCTGAAAGCGAGTATTGCAACTTTAATCGAGATTGGAATTCGGCTTACGAGCCGGGCAGTGGTTCAACCATTATGGGGTACGCTGGGATTTGTGCGCCGGAAAACGTACAATCCAACTCCGATGCCTATTTTCATGCCCATTCGATTGCTCAAATCCACGATTATTTAACCGCAGACCCTTACTATATTGGCCAAAATTGTGGGCAAACAGTGGCGTCAGACAATAATGCTCCGCAAATTACCTTGTCGAAAGTATTAACTGAAAATGTCACCATTCCAGCAAAAACGCCGTTTCAATTAACCGCCAGTGCCAGCGATAGTGATCAAGATAGGTTAACGTATAACTGGGAACAGTTTGACCTTGGCTCAGCAACTAGCAGTGCTGCTATGATGCAAAAAGACGATGGTATACGGCCATTATTTCGTTCTTTTAAGCCTACGGACGATGGCAAGCGAGTATTACCAACACTTGCCAGTATTTTAAGCGGTGACCTGGTGGCCGGTGAAACTTATGCCACGACAACAAGGGCATTGAACTTTAAGTTATCGGTGCGCGACCAAAAAGGCGCGGTGACTATGCAACAAGTTACGTTGCAAGTTGACGGCAGTGCCGGCCCATTTTCCGTGAGTGCGCCATCTCAGTCTACCTATTGGGCCGCAACCACAACCAATACTATTCATTGGGACGTTGCCAATACTAATGTTGCGCCAATAAATTGTCAGTACGTCAACATTGACTTGTCATTAGACGATGGTGGCCATTTTAGCCAACGCCTGGTAAGCAATGCAGACAATAGCGGCAGCGCAGACGTTAGTACGCCTCAGGGAGTACATAAACAAGCACGATTAAAAGTAAGCTGTAGCGATAATATTTTTTTCGCCATCTCTGCAAAGTTTGAAATTTTTAATAGTACAGCGGCTAATGTTGCGCCAAAAATTACGGCTGTGGTTGAGCAATTATCCACGTTAGAAGATACGCCGCTAGACCTTAATGCCGCGCAATTCAACATTATTGACCCTGATACGCGCTATCCCGAAGGCATTAGTTTATCCATACAACCAGGTCCGCATTATCAGGTTAATGGTAATAAGGTGATCCCTGAGGCTAATTTTTATGGTCAATTACAGCTGCAGGTGATTGCCAACGATGGCACTGATAGCAGTGAACCATTGGCATTAACAGTCGAGGTTATCGCCGTTAATGACCCACCAACAGCAACTGATGATAATTTTAAAACAACGTCCGAAACAATAATCGACTTAGATGTTTTAGCTAATGATAGCGACCTAGAAGGACAAGCCTTAACACTTGCTTCGTTTAATTACCAAGGTAACGGCTTGCTGAGTCTGCACAATAATAAAATTCGTTACCAAAGTGCGCCAGACTTTATCGGTGACGAGCAACTGAGTTATCGAGTCATTGACAGCGCAGGCGCAATATCGAACGCCAACATAGTCATAACGGTTTCGGCTAAACCCAATAATAGCTCTTCTGGCGGCAGCTTATGGCCATTGAGTTTTATTTTTTTGTTGGTGTGCCAATTTTTCCGTTGTTTAAACCTGTCATATAGCATTCAAATTTTACGAAAATTCGGCACTGAACTTAATTCAGCTTGCTGTCATTCAACACTTTTAAACATTTTTAAGCACAATTTAAAAATGTATTTACACCTTAAATAA